The Vigna radiata var. radiata cultivar VC1973A chromosome 6, Vradiata_ver6, whole genome shotgun sequence DNA segment TTGCCATACAGAACTTAAAAAACATTTGTCTAACATATAAAAAAGGAGAGACATAGGTTGCAAGGAGATAATTATTGTCATTGCACCAACTCATTCTACAACCtaaaaatttgaagttaaaattagaaaaatatgttaataagcattcaaaaataaattggttTGAGTTGCACtacatgaaaattaatattactaacGATCAAAATCTATCGGTAATGTTTAAAATTCGTcaataaaattatcatcaatAAATTTTAGTATAGAATTTTTGTTTCGTCAGTAAAATCcatcaataaatatttcaattcagttcatcttcttccttcttccttcttccttttctttcttcatttatttattttcatgagTTTTGTTATCAACAGATCACTCACAACCCTTAAACAGCAACCAGTACAACAAATCCAACCAGTTTATTTGGGTGAATTAAAATCATCATGAAGCATAACGCAAAAGAGAATAAAGATCAGGGGGAACCATCACTCCGACTTGTTTTTGTATTCTAAGATCTAAGAGAGAAATAGGGAGGACAGAAAAATGTCAGTGATGTTCCTAATCGCCAGAGAAGTGTGTAAGCAGGGATTCGCCGAAGAAGATTAAACGCGAACACCatagaaggaaaagaagatcTATTTGGTGGTGTTGGTGGCCTGACTGAGCTTAGTCAATGACGAAGGACAATAGCAAAAGGCAACGatgaaggaaaatgataaatgaCAGCGACGAATGGTAATGGTGGTGGGTTCCgagggagaagatgaagaaatttttgtttcttcaacTTTAATGAAAACAAGATATATGTTACCTACGAACACGAGATTTCAACAAGAaatttgttgttcattttaCCAATTGATTTTATCGACagaaaaatctataaatatatgaaatgcattacttataaatttattaacgaatttttttatcaataaataaaatatgtattattgataaatttactGACGAATTTTTTCTatcagtaaataaaatatatattaataatagattttttttggttgataaaaaaatcaatcaataaaaattattgataattaaaattttataattcgttcctaattaaaattttataatttatcgaTAGAATCCATTgatagtttatttattaatggaaataaaatttcaacgatcattttataaatttttgtaatattactTGTAAGTGTTGCTGCAAAATgttcaaataagataaaagttaGATTAACTTCAAAGGTTCacttgattttaattattcttattaagaTTAATGATTAAAactacacaaaaattaaaaaaataataattttataaaataattagaaatttattctattttgaaATTCGATCAGTTAAAAGTGcggatgagaaaaaaaaattaagaaaaaaaagaagcataTAAAAGAATTGATTTGAAATAGCTTGAAGAAGAAGGTTGCAAAgctttgttctttttgtttccatttctttttattttcttcacctttttctttcttcatttaagTTTTCAACACCTCACATCTGTTTCTATTCAATGCTTTAATTTATATGACTACCTTCATATAATAACGTCATACTtgcttttaaaactttataaaggCTAATAGTGAACTTAAAATCCTGAATATATGACTTGTttgaatgaataaattaaaagaaattaaaattttaaactttttagaaaatattttaaataactacAATAACAGAATATCAAATCcattcaaaattgaaagaaattaaaatttcacaatgtgattttctatttatacgtgcatacacatatatattaaaaaatattaaattgttaaatattaaaatttaactaatattttaaagtaaagtttaattttaaatttttatattttaaaaaactatattttaaaaataaattcaattacttaatcagacaaaaaaaataaaatataagatgttttaattattctattcaaactaaatattaaagaaaaagttataaagaattcaaatatcatacatttaaatttcttaagaatatattttaatcatgtCATATAAGAAAGATGATATATAATGGAATGAAGTAAATTAAAGAGGGagaaatagatataaataaattagagaaaaattaacTTCTAATTTAATTCTAGTATTTGTAAATTAGAATATGATTTAATGAGTTTATTATGaacatataatatgttttttttttattagacttATCAAGAGTTTTCTCTCACAAGAGGGTGAGAAAATTTGTAGGGttcaaaatattgttatattatatattttcttgttttattgatGGTTTCTATACAACTTGAAAATGAGTACATTGACTTAATGACTAAACAACTTGACGTAGCTCCTTTAgaagaatttatataattattagtgCCATTCAAATTACTcgaaataaattatattcaaattatttataaataatttttatttattttataaacatttttatttaaataattaattaaaatattatcacttTTCTTAATgtactattatataaaaatgattttcatttttttcacacaattcttttacaactttattcttaaatatccatttttaagtaattaattttttaaatttaactttttaatttttttttaattttaattgattactttcttaaaaaaaaaattatctaaatacaTCATCAAGCTAATTTTACTCCTACATTATCCTGATGGTTGAAAATGAAAGCATTTTAAGAGGATTACATTTAggtggaagaagaaagagaaaaattcaattaaaaatattggaattaaacataaatttttgtggaatcaaacttataaaaaagaaaaaattgaccAGTCATACTCTctttaaaaaatgcaaaaaatttaCCACAAAATTCACTATATGATCTCTCTAAACTGAAATTTGTGACCCATGTGGTGGAAAATCAGGATCTTTAAATATCTAGATCATATTTTTTGTACATCATGACTAGAATTTTAccaaaatattaatgttttttaagcACAAAATTTTGtataggaaaatgttttttaacaattttttttataattttttaataattgatgtatgattagtttattttaaatatttttttaaaaataaattcaaacatattaataaaataataattgtcaaaaaaattgctAAAAGCAGCATCCTTTTATATTCTGTTTACACTAAAGAAttcatcaaaagaaaaacaaattgtaAGAAGAGACAAAAACAAGTAGCCATCACCTAACTGAAACCAAACGTATAGCctcatgaaagaaaataaaccaGAACCATTCATCCATTCACTTACCAATTGTGGTACGAAACGGCAACGCTTTGTCCCCAAGCTAAAATGTCACCAACACTTTCGCATGGAGTCACAGTTTCATATACAGCAACGTTCCACTTCTCCTTATAAAATACAAACACATCTTAAGCACTTCCCAAAAGCTCAGACGATCGATCGAACATTCTCGCACCGGGATAACCATATCCCATTTCACAACAAACACAATGTTTTCGTTAAGATTCCCTGTTCCACTGGTGAACTCGCCTTCTTCTCATTCTTTTCACTCTCACTGTTGCTATCCTCCTTATCACCGTTTCCAAACACAAGGACTTTCCGTCACTAAACGCGGTATGGTCGCTGCCCCTGCCTGTGTTGCGCTTCGGGATGATGCAGGCGAGGGGACCTCTCTCGCCGGAGAGTCGCCCGAGCCTCTGCCGGATGAGCTGTCGCTGGAACTGATGCCGAAGCACGTGGCGGTTATTATGGACGGGAATGGGAGGTGGGCGAAGTTGAGGGGTCTGCCACCGTCAGCGGGGCACCAGGCGGGGGTGCAGTCGCTCAGGCGGTTGGTGAGGCTGTGCTGCAGTTGGGGGATTAAGGTTCTGACGGTTTTCGCGTTCTCCACGGATAACTGGGTTCGCCCCAAGGTCATTATTGTCTTTTCCTATACGACACGACGCGTTTTAATAATGTGGTTTTACTTAAGGTTTTGCAACCATTGTAGGTGGAGATTGATTTCTTGCTGCAGCTGTTTGAGAGAACCATAAATTCTGAGATCGATGCTTTTAAGAGGTACTGTACTCACTTAACAACTAAATTGCTTTGCCATTATTTCGGAGGAAGaagatttttgaatttttctatggtttaaaattaattgtattagtTTGTctctaaattaattattgtttatacggaaatttatttaaaaatataaaagataattgtGAAGATGgtaaaactataattaaataaaaaatgggaaaaacattatatttatattttagattgacATTAAAgtaattcaatttatatttaagacTGAAATTCAAAATGTTAGGTCGAaccatttgaaaatttagtgtCGGTTCGTTAACTACTTTTTGACTTGGGTATTTTATcctgtattttttatttttttaaattgagttcCTACATGTTTAAATTCGATATCAATAgtctttttttattgaatttaaattatattatttcttagatattaaattaaataaataagtgtttaaatattttttaagatgttaaatattataattttaaaatcttatatatactttgtataatataaaatataattatataaataaaatacttttttaataattctaataataaaaataaataatttgttttgacAATACTATATAATCTATATGACAAATTTAACAAACATTAGATATAATTATAcgttattatgtttttattttattattatcgcatcatattctttttattttatcttatcataccagaacttattttttttcatatcatgttatctaaattagttttaaaagtatttcaagaattatttaaaagaataaatataattgtatgaacaaaatgtaaataaatatttgttttaagaataaaatgtaatataaatactccaaagataaacaaaaatatttaaattttctaaagttgaatatttaaagaataaaatgtaatcataaatactccagagataaagaaaaatatttaattttttagaatttaaatatttaaattacctTAACGcaaaattcacaaatattttaaagaataaaaatatatttaaattaaaaataatacatttaccCCTACAATTAATTTTTGTCacacaaaattttgaaaattttgtgttactataaaaaatattcgtTTCAAAGTTAATTACTAGAGAGgtgtttaaatttcattattgacaaaaaaaaagtataggTTGATTTATAAGTATCtttcaaaaatgtaaaaatctGATATTTTTCTTACTACGTATTAAGAATGTAGTGATTTGAAGAGAGTATTCAAAATTTTACGgataaattaaaagatgttttaaataaaatatgttgttaGAATGTGAaacttttaagaatttaaaattgtaaaagatgATGTAGtaacttattaattaaaattgcataattttaaatttcatacaaaactaagaatatgaaattattttctcaTGAATTCATTTTTCTAAATGGTTGCTTTTAAGTTGACAAGTGGGGGAATTGCTTTTCATGGACATTACTTgtattatctaataataatttttgtatttgataataattaaaatactttatttaaataaaaatgaaaattagtaaatttacacttttttttatgtatgtgaaatattttaaaaatcacacaatttggaattaaaaaagtaatatatttaacttttttataaaattttaaaatttgatacctAAAATATATTCACGTCTCATTTCTCTTTCAATGTCCtaaccataaaatttaataaaattattattattactgtgTTGGAAAATAAGAAATCCTTATAGACTTAACAAGTGTCACTGTAGAGGGTTCTATTTcgtacttttctttttatttgcgGTCCATACCTATTTCTAGACTTTTCGTCTGATTCACATCACTTTACAAACTCATAACCTCCATAATTCAAAGATGATAAACTTACTATCATAATCAATTTTTTGTCTTCtactattttaacaaattaaccTTCATATGTgcatatatcaattaaaaaataataataaaatatataaataatttcctttaaatatataatgagaaaagaaaaaaatatataaaaattaaaaagaaaaatttatgttGAGTTTACAGGGAAGGAATTCGAATATCAGTGATCGGAGATTCATCAAAGTTGCCGGAATCTCTGCAGAAACTGATAGGAAGTGCAGAAGAGGATACGAAAAAGAATACAAGACTGCAACTTATCGTGGCAGTGAGCTACAGTGGAAAATACGATGTTGTTCAAGCATGTAAAAGTGTAGCTCAGAAAGTGAAAGATGGTGATCTTTACGTGGAGGAGATCAATGAAAACATAATTGAACAGGAATTGGAAACAAACTGCACTGAGTTTCCATACCCTGATCTACTTATAAGAACTAGTGGTGAGCTTAGAGTTAGTAACTTTTTGTTATGGCAATTGGCCTACACAGAACTTTACTTTAACAGAGATCTATGGCCAGATTTTGGAAAGGATGAGTTTGTAGAAGCTTTAAGTTCATTTCAGCAGAGACAGAGACGCTATGGTGGACGACATTCTTAAACCATTTCTCACCATTATATATGTTCCTATCTTCATCATAACATATACACCATCAAAATatgcttatattttttatattcatcatcaAACTCCTattaattaagagaataaataaatgttaatatatagTCTCAAAATATTCtacaatttactttttctttatttctcttattttatcactattttttcacacacacacatattctacaattatatgtgtgtgtattgATGTATATTTATAACATATCAAATTTGTATATTCTAGTGTGTGTTTTATAGTGAATTAAATTTGTGCATCTTAGTGCATGATTTATAATGgattaattttattctcttaagtGTGCGGTTtgtaatagattaaaatttgtatgttttaGTCCGTAGTTTATATCAGATTAAATTTGTCAATTTTACTGTCTTAGAGCACCGTTGATAACAGACTAAGTTCATGCGTCCTAGCGTGATATTGGCCTTCCTGCTAGAAGCAATTAATGGTGTGAGGTTGCTCTTCgtgtcaaaataaattaattatgtcaAATTAATTCT contains these protein-coding regions:
- the LOC106764001 gene encoding dehydrodolichyl diphosphate synthase 2, with amino-acid sequence MFSLRFPVPLVNSPSSHSFHSHCCYPPYHRFQTQGLSVTKRGMVAAPACVALRDDAGEGTSLAGESPEPLPDELSLELMPKHVAVIMDGNGRWAKLRGLPPSAGHQAGVQSLRRLVRLCCSWGIKVLTVFAFSTDNWVRPKVEIDFLLQLFERTINSEIDAFKREGIRISVIGDSSKLPESLQKLIGSAEEDTKKNTRLQLIVAVSYSGKYDVVQACKSVAQKVKDGDLYVEEINENIIEQELETNCTEFPYPDLLIRTSGELRVSNFLLWQLAYTELYFNRDLWPDFGKDEFVEALSSFQQRQRRYGGRHS